The following are encoded in a window of Callithrix jacchus isolate 240 chromosome 9, calJac240_pri, whole genome shotgun sequence genomic DNA:
- the MSRB3 gene encoding methionine-R-sulfoxide reductase B3 isoform X1 has product MKGKKQPKKAVYTQNQNPSATEQALMEKDSSATEQALMEKDSSVTEQALMEKDCVPLSEEGFKRWMIRNFWELKELVLTQCKETKNLEKRLDEMLKRIDNIERNTNELMELKNTTRELSEICTSLNSRMDQAEERVSEVEDQLNETKRQDKNREKRIKRNEQSVQAIWDYVKRTNIHLIGVPECDGGNEFKLENTLQDIIQENFPNLAKQDTIQPQAIQRTPQRYSSRRPTPRHIIVRFTKIETKEKILRAAREKDQVTHKGKPIRLTADLSTETLQARREWGPIFNILNQQNFQPRISYPANLSFTFEGKIKFFRNKQVLRDFITTRPALQELLKEALYTERNNQYDPF; this is encoded by the coding sequence atgaagggaaaaaaacagcctaagaaggccgtgtatactcaaaatcagaacccatcagcaacggaacaagccctgatggaaaaggactcatcagcaaccgaacaagccctgatggaaaaggactcatcagtaacggaacaagccctgatggaaaaggactgtgttccattatctgaagaaggctttaaaaggtggatgataagaaacttctgggagttaaaggaacttgttctaacccaatgtaaagaaactaagaacttggaaaaaaggttagatgaaatgttgaaaagaatagacaatatagagaggaatacaaatgaacttatggagttgaaaaatacaacacgagaacttagtgaaatatgtacaagcttaaacagccgaatggatcaagcagaagaaagggtatcagaggtcgaagatcaacttaatgaaacaaaacgacaagacaagaatagagaaaaaaggataaaaaggaatgagcaaagtgtccaagcaatatgggattatgtgaaaagaactaatatacacttgattggtgtacctgaatgtgacggagggaatgaattcaagctggaaaatactctccaggacattatccaggaaaattttcctaatttagcaaagcaggacactattcaaccccaggcaatacagagaacaccacaaagatattcctcaagaagaccaaccccaaggcacataatcgttagattcaccaagatcgaaacgaaggagaaaatattaagggcagccagagagaaagatcaagttacccataaaggtaagcctattaggcttacagcagatctctcaacggaaaccctacaagctagaagagagtgggggccaatattcaatatacttaatcaacagaactttcagcccagaatttcatatcctgccaatttaagctttacatttgaaggaaaaataaaattttttaggaacaagcaagtactcagagattttattaccaccaggcctgctttacaagaacttctaaaagaagcactatacacagaaaggaacaaccagtatgaccctttctaa